Below is a window of Stappia sp. DNA.
TGGCCGATGCCTTTTTCGTCGCCTTCCGCCTGCCCAACCTGTTCCGCCGGCTGTTCGCGGAAGGGGCGTTCAACTCCGCCTTCGTGCCGCTTTTCGCCCGTGCCGTGGAGGAAAAGGGCGATGCGGGCGCGCGCACCTTCGCCGCCGAGATCATGGCCGCCCTCCTGTGGACGCTGCTCGGCCTGACCGCGCTGGCCCAGGTGGCGATGCCCGCCTTCGTCTATGTGCTCGCGCCGGGCTTCACGGAGGATCCGGAGAAGTTCGACCTCGCCGTGCTGCTGTCGCGCATCACCTTCCCCTATCTGCTGTGCATGTCGCTGGTGGCCTTCTTCTCCGGCATCCTCAACACCTATCGCCGCTTCGCGGCGGCCGCCTTCGCGCCGGTGGTGCTCAACGTGGTGATGATCGCCGTGCTCGCCGGCATCTGGTGGTCGGGGCTGGAGCCGGGCGTGACGCTCGGCATGGCGCTTGCCGGCGGGGTGGCGGTCGCGGGGCTCGCGCAGCTCGCCCTCGTCTTCGGCGCGGTGCGCCACCTCGGTGTGGCGATCCCGCTGCTGCGCCCGCGCCTGACCCCTTCGGTCAAGCGGCTGTGGGCGCTCGGCGTGCCCGGCATCCTGGCCGGCGGCATCACCCAGATCAACATCGCGGTCGGCACGATCATCGCCTCGGCGCAGGCCGGCGCCGTTTCCTATCTCTATTACGCCGACCGCATCTACCAGCTGCCGCTCGGTGTCGTCGGCATCGCCATCGGCGTGGTGCTGCTGCCCGACCTGTCGCGGGCCCTGCGCTCGGGCGAGGACGGGCGCGCCAACCACACGCTCAACCGGGCGATGGAATTCGCGCTGGCGCTGACCCTGCCGGCGACCGTCGCGCTCATCGTGGTGCCCGGGGCGATCGTCTCGGTGCTGTTCGAGCGCGGCGCCTTCGACGCCACGGCGACGCAGGCGACGACCGCGGCGCTGATCGCCTTCGCCGCCGGACTGCCGGCCTTCGTGCTCAACAAGGTGTTCTCGCCCGGCTTCTTCGCGCGCGAGGACACGGTGACGCCGATGTGGTTCGCCGGCGTGGGCATGATCGTCAATGTCGTCGGCGCGCTGGCGCTCGCCCCGTTCTTCGGCCATGTCGGCATCGCGGTGGCGACCAGCCTCGCCGGCTGGGTCAACAGCACGCTGCTCGCCGTGACCCTGTGGCGGCGCGGCGCCTTCCGCATGGATGCCGGCGCCGTCAAGCGCCTGCCGCTGCTGGCGCTGGCGAGCCTCCTGATGGGGGCGGGCGTCTATGCCGGCGGCATCCTGCTGGCGCCCTGGCTGGAGGCCCCGGCGCTCCTCGTCCGCTTCGCCGCGCTCGGCGCGCTGGTCACGGTCGGCATGGTGCTCTTCGGCCTGTTCGTGCAGTTGACCGGCGTGGTCGACCTGAAGAGCCTCGCGCGGCGTGCACGCAAATCGCGAAAGAGTGCCGAAGACCAATCCTGAGGCGGCGCGCGATTGCCCGTGGCGGCGTCGGGTGCCGGCTCAAATTTTGACCAAACGATCAAATCTTGTCCATTCGGTCGAGAATCGACATGCGGCGCGCTCTGCCTGGATTGTGAGCGTGCCCATTCTGTGATCCAATTTCCCTCAGGACGCAGCGTGCGGCCTGTCCTGCGCCCGCCCCGAACAGCCGGGCGCGGAGCCGAGCCGTCGCGTCGGCGAGAGCGCGGACACGCGGTCGGCGGGCATCCGCTCGGCCGGCACGGTCCGCTGAAAACCGGATGCGCACGCACAGCCGGTGCCACCGCGTGGGACCATGAGCAAATGACCAGGGGCAAAGGGGGAGCAAGATGACAGGTTTTGATGGGACGGCCCGGACGTGGGCCGGATGGAGCCGCCGGGCCGTGCTCGGTCTCGCGGCCGGCGTGGCGCTGGTCGTCGCAGGCGCGCCCGCAAAGGCGCAGGACGCGCCGCTCAAGGTTGCCGCAATCTACACCGTGCCGGTCGAGCAGCAGTGGGTCGGCCGCATTCACGAGGCGCTCACGGCGGCCGAGGCGCGCGGCGACGTCACCTACACCTTCTCCGAAAACGTCGCCAACACCGACTATGAGCGCGTCATGCGCGAATATGCCGAGGGCGGCATGGATCTCATCGTCGGCGAGGCTTTCGCGGTCGAACGCGCGGCGCGCAAGGTGGCGGCGGAATATCCCGACACCGCCTTCCTGATGGGCTCCTCCTTCGGTCCGGCGCAGCCGAATTTCGCCGTTTTCGACAACTGGATCCACGAGCCGAGCTATCTGACCGGCATCGTCGCCGGCGCCGCCACCGAATCGAACATCATCGGCATGGTCGGCGGCTATGCGATCCCGGAAGTGAACCGGCTGATGCATGCCTTCATGGACGGCGCGCGCGCGGTCAATCCGGATGTGAAGTTCCTCGTGACCTTCCTGAACTCCTGGTACGATCCGCCCAAGGCCAAGGAAGCGGCCTTCGCCATGATCGACAAGGGCGCCGACCTTCTCTACGCGGAGCGTTTCGGCGTGTCGGATGCGGCGAAGGAGAAGGGCATCCTCGCCGTCGGCAACGTGATCGACACCTCGGCCGATTATCCCGGCACGATCCTGGCAAGCGCGCTGTGGCACATGGGGCCGACCATCGAGCGCGTGGTCGCCGACGTGAAGAGCGGCGATTTCGAGCCCGCCGATTACGGTCAGTACAGCTTCATGAGCTACGGCGGCGGCAGCTTCGTCGTCGACGAGAGCCTGGCCGATGCCGATGCGCTGGCCGAGGCCCGCAAGATCGAGCAGGACATTCTCGACGGCCTGTTCCGCGTCAACGTCAACGACGCCGAGCCGAAGTCGACCATGTAACGCGGCCGGCGGCCGCGTCAGCCGGCGCGGCTGCCGATCTTTCGATTGACGTCTCTTCCATCCGGGTTCGGGGGCCATCTCATGACCGCGTCGCACGCGGGCTCACCCGTGGTGCTGTCGCTCGACGGCATCACCAAGCGTTTCGGCGCGCTCACCGCCAATGACGCGGTCGATCTCGACCTGCGCGCCGGCGAGATCGTCGCGCTGCTCGGCGAGAACGGCGCCGGCAAGACCACGCTCATGAACATCCTTTTCGGCCATTATGTCGCCGACGCGGGCCGCGTGTGGGTGGCGGATGCGCAGGGGCGGCTGCAGCCGCTCGAACCCGGCTCGCCCCATGCCGCGCTCGATTCGGGGATCGGCATGGTGCACCAGCATTTCACGCTGGCCGAAAACCTCACCGCCTTCGAGAACATCGTGCTCGGCACGGGCGCGCTGGTCGCGCCGCGCATCGGCTCGCGCTCCGCGCGCGCCCGGCTCGCCGATCTGATGGCGCGCTCCGGCCTCGGCGTCGATCTCGACGTGCGCGTCTCGCGCCTGTCGGTCGGCGAGAAGCAGCGGGTGGAAATCCTCAAGGCGCTCTATCGCGATGCCCGCGTTCTGGTGCTCGACGAGCCGACCGCCGTGCTGACGCCGCAGGAATCCGAAACGCTGTTCGAAACGCTCAAGGCGCTCGCCGGCCAGGGGCTCGCCATCGTCTTCATCTCGCACAAGCTCGCCGAGGTGCTGGCCGCCTCCGACCGCATCGCCGTGCTGCGCCAGGGCGCCAAGGTCGCGGACCGGCCAACCGCCGAGTGGGACCGCCAGTCGCTGGCCGAAACCATGGTCGGCCACGCGGTCACGACAAGCCGGCGCACGCCGCAGGCCGCCGGCGCGCCGCTGTTGGCGCTCGAGGGCGTGAGCCGCGGCGACGGCCGCGATGCCGTGACGGATCTGACGGTCGAACTCAAGGCCGGCGAGATCCTCGGCATCGCCGGCGTGTCCGGCAACGGGCAGGCGATGCTCGCGCGGCTGCTGTCCGGGCTGGAGGAGCCCGACACGGGCCGCATCCGGCTGAGCGGCCGGGAGCTGCACGCCCATTCGGCCGCCGACATGGTGCGCGCCGGCGTGGCGCGCATTCCCGAGGACCGCCACAGGGACGGCATCGTCGGCGCGATGAGCGTGGCGGAGAACCTGGTGATCGAGGAGCTGCGCTCCGCCCGCTACCAGCGCTTCGGCTTTCTGAAATTCGGGGCCATCGCCGCGCGCGCCCGCGAGGCGATCGCCGGCTACGACATCCGCTGCCCCGGCGGCGACGCGGTGGCGCGGCTGCTGTCGGGCGGCAACATCCAGAAGATCGTGCTGGCCCGCACGCTCGATGCCGAACCGACCGTGGTGCTCGCCGCCCAGCCCTCGCGCGGGCTCGACATCGGCGCGACCGAGGACGTCCACCGGCGTCTGCTGGAGGCGCGCGGACGCGGCGCCGGCGTGATCCTGATCTCCGAGGATCTCGACGAGCTCTTCGCCCTGTCGGACCGCATCGCCGTCATGCATCGCGGGCGCCTGAGCGCGCCGCAGCCGGCCGAGGCGCTCGACCGCTCCACCGTCGGGCTGATGATGGCCGGCCATCAACCGGAGGAGGCGGCATGATCCGCTTCGAACCGCGCGAGCGGATTTCCGCGCGCCGCCGCATCGGCGCGCCGGTGCTGGCGGCACTCGCCGCGCTCGCCCTTGCTAGCCTGCCGATCGCCGCCGCCGGCGCGCCAGTGCTGGAGGCCTATGCGCTGATGGCGCGGGGCGCGCTCGGCTCGGTGTTCGCGCTGTCGGAACTCCTGGCGCGCGCCACGCCGCTGATCTTCACCGGGCTTGCGGCGGCCATCGCCTTTCGCGCCAAGCTGTGGAACATCGGCGGCGAGGGGCAGCTTTATGCCGGCGCGCTCGCCGCCGTCGCGGTCGGCACCGGCGCGCTGACCCTGCCGCCGGCGCTGCTGATCCCCGCCGTGATGCTCGCCGGCGCGCTTGCGGGTGCGGCGCTGATGCTGGTGCCGGCGCTTCTCAAGGTGCGGCTTGGCGCCGACGAGGTGGTGACGACGCTCCTGCTGAATTTCGTCGTGATCCTCTTCGTGCAGATGATGCTCGAGGGCCCGATGCAGGACCCGATGGGCATGGGCTGGCCGCAGTCCGAGCCGATCGTCGACGAGGCCATGCTGCCGAAGCTCCTGGAGCGCATGCGCGTCCATGCCGGGCTGATCGTCGCGCTCGTCGCCGCGCTTGTCGTCCACATCGTGCTGACGCGCACCGTGTGGGGCTTCGAGACGCGCGCGGTCGGCGAGAACCCGGAGGCCGCGCGCCATGCCGGTATTCCCGTCACCGCGACGGTGCTGCGCGTCGCCTGCCTGAGCGGGGCGCTCGCCGGGCTGGCCGGCGTCGGCGAGGTGGCCGGCCTCAAGGGCTATCTCACCGCCGATCTGTCGCCCGGCTTCGGCTATGCCGGCATCGTCGTTGCGATGCTTGCCGGCCTCTCGCCGCTCGGCGTCGTGGTGGCCGCGTTGTTCATCGCCGGTGTCTTCGTCGGCGCGGACTCCATGAGCCGGGCCATCGGCGTGTCGAACTACCTGGCCGATCTCGTTGTCGCCACATCACTGATCTGCGTGCTGATCTCCGGGCTCTTCGTGCGCTTCCGCGTGCGCCTCGTCCGCCCCGGGTCGGCAAAGGGAGGCGGGGCATGACCGAGATCCTCGACATTCTCCTCAATGCGAACTTCTGGGCCGCCGCGCTCCGGATCGCGACGCCGCTGATCTTCGGCGTGCTCGGCGCCTTGATCTGCGAGCGCGCGGGCGTGCTCAATCTGGGCATCGAGGGGATCTTCACCGCCGGCGCCATGGCCGGCTGGATGGCCGCCTGGCTCGGCGCGGGCCTGTGGGGCGGGGTGATGGTCGCAGCGCTTGCCGGCGCGCTCTTCGGGCTGATCCACGCGATCCTGACCGTGCCGCTCGGCCTGTCGCAGCATGTGTCGGGCATCGGCGTGACGCTGTTCGCGACCAGCCTCAGCTATTACACCTATCGCACCGCCCTGCCCGACGTCTCCTCGCCGCCGCGCATCGAGGCGTTCCCGCCCCTCGACATCCCGGTGCTGTCGGATCTGCCCTTTCTGGGCCCCGCCCTCTTCCAGCAGACGGCGCTGACCTTTCTGGCGCTGGCCCTCGTGCTCGCCGTCGGTTTCGTGCTCTACCGCACGCCGTTGGGGCTCGCGATCCGCGCCGTCGGCGACAATCCGGCGGCGGTGGAGGCGCAGGGGCTTTCCGTCATGGCATTGAGGATCGGCGCGGTGGTGGCCGGCTCGGCGCTGATGGCGCTGGGCGGGGCGTTCCTGACCATGTCGGCCTTCGACGCCTTCTTCTTCGGGATGGTCAACGGGCGCGGCTGGATCTGCATCGCGCTCGTCGTCTTCGCCTCCTGGCGGCCCGGCAAGGCGCTCCTCGGCGCGCTGCTGTTCGGCGCGTTCGACGCGTTTCAGGTGCGGTTGCAGACCGAGGTCGGCGCCTTCGTTCCGGGCCAGATCTTCCTGATGCTGCCCTATCTCCTGTCGATCGCCGCCCTCGTCGTGGTGGCGCGCAAGGTGGATTATCCGCGCGCGCTGCTGAAGCCCTATTTCAAGGGTCAGCGCTGACGGCCTTCAGCGCGCGGCGAGGGCGTCGATCTCGGCGAGAAGGGCGTCGGTCATGCGCGCGGCCGCCTCCGTGGCCGCCTGCGGCGCACCGAGCGTGTCCCAGTCGAGCGGCGCGTCGGTGAGCGCCCGAAGCGCCTCGACGAGTGGCGTGCCGCGTGTCCGCGTGTCGGCGGCCGCGCGTTTGACGAGATCCTGGGCTTGCGCGCGACCCACATGCGGCAGCAGCGCGAAGGAGAGGGTCTCGGCGAGCGGCAGGCCGCCGTCGCCGGTGGCGCGGGCCGTCATCGCGTCTGTCTGGGGTTCGAGCGTGTCGACAAGGCGTCGCGCGGTTTCCAGAGCCGAGCCGGTCGCCACGAACATCTGCGGCAGCACCAGCCATTCGCCCATCCAGGCCGCCCCGTCGCGCTCTTCCGCATGGACACCGGAGGCGGCGAGCTGGCCCGCGAGCCCGGCCACGAAACGGGCCAGCGCCATAAGCGTTTCGGCGCGCACCGGGTTCTGCTTCTGCGGCATGGTGGAGGAGCCGCCGGCGGAGGAAAGCCGCATCTCGCCGGCTTCCGAGCGGGTCATCAGCGCCACATCCGCGCCGATCTTGCCGAGCGCCGACGTCAGGTCGATGCAGATCTGGCCAAGTGCGCGCACCGGCGCGCGATCGGTCATCCACGGCAGGGACGGCGCGAGGCCGAGACGATGCGCGACCGCCTCACGCACGTGCGCGCCGCGTTCGCCCAGCACCGACAGATCGCCGGAGGCGCCGCCGAGTTGCACCGGCAGCCGCTCGCGCTGCGCGGCGAGCGCGACGCGGGCGCGGGCCAGCGGCAAGGCCCAGTTGGCGAGTCGCAGTCCGAGGCTCACCGGCGTGGAGACCTGCCCGCGCGTGCGCCCCGCCATGGCGGTCGCGCGATGGGTCCGGGCAAGGTGGACCAGGAGGCCGAGAAGCGCCTCGAGGCGCGTTTCGTACAGCGCCAGCGCGCGGCCTGCGCGCAGCATCGTGCCCGTGTCGACGATGTCCTGCGAGGTCGCGCCGAAATGCAGGTAATCGGCGGCGGCGCGCGGCAACGCGCTCCGAAGCTGGGCGACCAGCGCGGGCACGGCGACGCCGGCCGAGCCGGTTCCGGAGGCAAGGATCGCCGGGTCGACCCGCGCCTCCCGCAAGGCGGCCTCGAGCGCCGCCGCCGCCTCCGAAGGAATGACGCCGAGTGCCCCTTGCGCGCCGGCGAGCGCCCGCTCCACCTCGATCAGCGCCGCGATTTCCGCCTCGGGCGAAAACAGCGCGGCGGTCTCCGGATCGCCGAAGAGATCGGCATAGAGCGGCGAGGCAAGCGGCGTCAGCGCCATGGCGGGGCTCCGGTCAGCGGGGCGGTCATCGGGTCGCTCGGCGGGGTCAGATGTCGAAGAAGACCGTTTCCTTCGGCCCCTGAAGATGGACATCGAAGCGGTAGGTACCGGGCCGGTCCGGATCGGCGACGGCGATCAGCCCGTCGCGCGCGGCCGGGTCGAGGCGCTTGAGGTCGGGGTCGGCGTGCACCGCCTCGCGATCCTCGGGAAGATAGATCCGCGTGTGCAGATGGATATTGATGCCGCGCGCGAAGATCAGCAGCGCCACATGCGGGGCATGGCCGTCGGCATGCGCGCCCGGCCGCACCGTCTCGAAGCGGAAGAGACCGCTGTCGAAGTCGCTCGCCGCGCGGGCGAAGAGGCCGTGCGGGCCGACCCGGCCGTGGCCGTCGGCCTGCCAGATCTCCAGCATGGCGTCGCGCACCGGCACGCCGGCGCCGTCGTACACGATGCCTTCCAAAACGATCCTCGGGCCCGTGTCGCTCTTGATCCGCGGACCGGGCTGATGGGGGAGTGCTGCGCGGCCGATGGCCTGCGGCACGGTGCCGATATGCACATAGGGTCCCGCCGTCTGCGACGGGGTTTCGCCGAGCCTGTCGTCACGCATCACGCGCCCTCCGGTCTGGTTTCGAAATGCGTCTGCCGGCGGCCGCGCAACACGATGTCGAAGCGGTAGGCTAGGCAGTCGAAGGGTTCCTGGTTCTTCATGTCGAGCCGCGCGACGAGGCGCTCGATCACGGTCGGATCGGGGATGGTATTGACGATCGGGCACAGCGGGATCAGCGGATCGCCCTCGAAGTAGAGCTGCGTGATCAGCCGCTGCGTGAAGGCCTCGCCGAAGACGGAGAGGTGAATATGCGCCGGCCGCCAGTCCGAGCCGTTGTTCGGCCAGGGATAGGGGCCGGGCTTGATGGTGCGGAAGAGATAGCGCCCCTCCGCATCCGTCATGCAGCGCCCGCAGCCGGAGAAATTCGGGTCGAGCGGGGCGAGGTAGCCGTCCTTGACGTGGGCGTAGCGCCCGGCGGCATTGGCCTGCCAGATCTCGATCAGCGCATTGGGCACGGGCCGCGCGTTTTCGTCGAGCACCCGGCCGTGGACATAGATGCGCTCGCCGAGCGCATCGCCGTCGACCGCGGCGTTGCGGATGAGATCGTGGTCGACGGGGCCGAGCGCAGCGCGGCCGAAGGTCGGCCCGCTGCGCTCCAGCGCACTCTGTTCCACCGCGTGCAGCGGGCGGAAGGGCGCGCGCAACACGGTGCTCTTGTAGGTCGGCGCAAGCGGTGTCGGGTGCGCGGCGCGGTCGCGCCGGTAGAAATCCCGGTCGGTCTCGGGTGCGGTCATGGCCTGGTCGTCTCTCCCTCGGTCGCGGTCGCCTCGCCGGTCTCCATCTCGGCGAACACGGCCTTGGCGATCTTGATGGCGCGGTTGGCGGCCGGCACCCCGGCGTAGACGGCGACATGCAGCAGCGCCTCGCAGATGTCGTCGCGGCTGGCGCCGGTGCGCGCCGTCGCGCGGCAATGCATGGCCAGTTCCTCGTCATGGCCGAGCGCGGCCAGCAGCGCGATGGTGATCATCGAGCGCTCGCGCCGGCTGATCGTGTCGCGCGCCCAGACCGTGCCCCAGGCGCCGCGCGTGATGTAATCCTGAAACGGCGCGTCGAACTCGGTGGTGCCCGCCTGCGCGCGCGCCACATGCGCCTCGCCCAGCACGGCGCGCCGCGTCGCCAGACCGCCCTCGCGCGGATCGTCCTCGCTCATCGGCCCACCTCCTTCAGCAGATCGGCGATGGCGAGGATCGTCTCCTCCGCCGCCTCGATGCAGGGCAGGTGACCGACGCCGGCGATCTCGCGGTACTGCGCGCCTGGGATCGCCTCGGCCATCGCCTTCACCACGGCGGGGGGCGTGGCGAGATCCTCTCCGCCGGCGAGGCACAGCGTCGGCGCGGCGATTGTCGCGACCCGATCCGTGAAGTCGCAACCGACGATGGCCCGACCCAGATCGATGTAATTGCGCGCCGGCGTATGCGTCAGCATGGTCCGCCACAGGAGCAGTTCGTCCGGATTGGCCGTGCGGAAGCTTTCGGAAAACCAGCGCTCCATGGTGGCGTCGGCGATCGCCTCCATGCCGCCCGTGCCGATGGCGGCGAAGCGCGCGCCCCAGGCCTCCGCCGTGCCGATCTTCGGCGCGGTGTTGGAGAGCAGCAGGCCGGCGACCCGCTCGGGCGCGGACAGCGCCACCGCCTGGGCGATCTGACCGCCGACCGACAGGCCGACGATCGCGGCCCGGTCGATCCCGAAGGCGTCGAGCAGCGCGACGAGATCGGCGCCATGGTCCTCGATGCTCATCTCGCCGCCCGATGGCGACAGGCCGTGGCCGGCGGTGTCGTAGCGCAGCAGGCCGAGCGTGTCGGGCAGCGCCGCGACGACCCGGTCCCAGATCCGCAGATCCGTGCCCAGTGAATTGGAAAAGGCGAGCGTCGCCTGACCCGGCGCCGCCGGCCTGTGATGTGCATGCAGAATGCGCCCGTCGCGCCTGACAGCTTTCACGCCGTATCCCCTCGTTGTGTCGACTTGCAGCATGATTGGTCGAATTGGTAATGTAAAATGAGAATTTTTCGGATTCGCATAACCTGAAGAGATGCAAACCATGGCCATGGGCGCCGGGATCAAGCTACGCCACCTGCAGGCCTTTCTGGAGATCGCCCGCCGGCGCAGTCTGACGGACGCGGCCGACGCGCTCAATGTCACCCAGCCGGCCATCTCCAAGACGCTGAAGGAGCTGGAGACCCTGCTCGGCACGGTGCTGATGGAGCGCGGCCGCGGCGGCGTGGCGCTGACGGCGGAGGGGGAGATCTTCCAGCATTACGCCGCGCTTTCGGTGGCGGCCCTGCGCGAGGGGCTCGACGGCATCGAGCAGGCGCGCATGGGCAGCGAGCGGCTGTTGCGGGTCGGCGCCCTGCCGAGCGTGGCGGCGAGCATCATTCCACGTGCGGCGGAGCTGCATCTGGAGCATGGCCGGGGGGCGACGCTGGAGATCGTGACCGGCCCC
It encodes the following:
- the murJ gene encoding murein biosynthesis integral membrane protein MurJ: MSLLRNFATVGGATMTSRVLGFLRDVMIAAFVGAGPVADAFFVAFRLPNLFRRLFAEGAFNSAFVPLFARAVEEKGDAGARTFAAEIMAALLWTLLGLTALAQVAMPAFVYVLAPGFTEDPEKFDLAVLLSRITFPYLLCMSLVAFFSGILNTYRRFAAAAFAPVVLNVVMIAVLAGIWWSGLEPGVTLGMALAGGVAVAGLAQLALVFGAVRHLGVAIPLLRPRLTPSVKRLWALGVPGILAGGITQINIAVGTIIASAQAGAVSYLYYADRIYQLPLGVVGIAIGVVLLPDLSRALRSGEDGRANHTLNRAMEFALALTLPATVALIVVPGAIVSVLFERGAFDATATQATTAALIAFAAGLPAFVLNKVFSPGFFAREDTVTPMWFAGVGMIVNVVGALALAPFFGHVGIAVATSLAGWVNSTLLAVTLWRRGAFRMDAGAVKRLPLLALASLLMGAGVYAGGILLAPWLEAPALLVRFAALGALVTVGMVLFGLFVQLTGVVDLKSLARRARKSRKSAEDQS
- a CDS encoding BMP family protein: MTGFDGTARTWAGWSRRAVLGLAAGVALVVAGAPAKAQDAPLKVAAIYTVPVEQQWVGRIHEALTAAEARGDVTYTFSENVANTDYERVMREYAEGGMDLIVGEAFAVERAARKVAAEYPDTAFLMGSSFGPAQPNFAVFDNWIHEPSYLTGIVAGAATESNIIGMVGGYAIPEVNRLMHAFMDGARAVNPDVKFLVTFLNSWYDPPKAKEAAFAMIDKGADLLYAERFGVSDAAKEKGILAVGNVIDTSADYPGTILASALWHMGPTIERVVADVKSGDFEPADYGQYSFMSYGGGSFVVDESLADADALAEARKIEQDILDGLFRVNVNDAEPKSTM
- a CDS encoding ABC transporter ATP-binding protein, with the protein product MTASHAGSPVVLSLDGITKRFGALTANDAVDLDLRAGEIVALLGENGAGKTTLMNILFGHYVADAGRVWVADAQGRLQPLEPGSPHAALDSGIGMVHQHFTLAENLTAFENIVLGTGALVAPRIGSRSARARLADLMARSGLGVDLDVRVSRLSVGEKQRVEILKALYRDARVLVLDEPTAVLTPQESETLFETLKALAGQGLAIVFISHKLAEVLAASDRIAVLRQGAKVADRPTAEWDRQSLAETMVGHAVTTSRRTPQAAGAPLLALEGVSRGDGRDAVTDLTVELKAGEILGIAGVSGNGQAMLARLLSGLEEPDTGRIRLSGRELHAHSAADMVRAGVARIPEDRHRDGIVGAMSVAENLVIEELRSARYQRFGFLKFGAIAARAREAIAGYDIRCPGGDAVARLLSGGNIQKIVLARTLDAEPTVVLAAQPSRGLDIGATEDVHRRLLEARGRGAGVILISEDLDELFALSDRIAVMHRGRLSAPQPAEALDRSTVGLMMAGHQPEEAA
- a CDS encoding ABC transporter permease, yielding MIRFEPRERISARRRIGAPVLAALAALALASLPIAAAGAPVLEAYALMARGALGSVFALSELLARATPLIFTGLAAAIAFRAKLWNIGGEGQLYAGALAAVAVGTGALTLPPALLIPAVMLAGALAGAALMLVPALLKVRLGADEVVTTLLLNFVVILFVQMMLEGPMQDPMGMGWPQSEPIVDEAMLPKLLERMRVHAGLIVALVAALVVHIVLTRTVWGFETRAVGENPEAARHAGIPVTATVLRVACLSGALAGLAGVGEVAGLKGYLTADLSPGFGYAGIVVAMLAGLSPLGVVVAALFIAGVFVGADSMSRAIGVSNYLADLVVATSLICVLISGLFVRFRVRLVRPGSAKGGGA
- a CDS encoding ABC transporter permease is translated as MTEILDILLNANFWAAALRIATPLIFGVLGALICERAGVLNLGIEGIFTAGAMAGWMAAWLGAGLWGGVMVAALAGALFGLIHAILTVPLGLSQHVSGIGVTLFATSLSYYTYRTALPDVSSPPRIEAFPPLDIPVLSDLPFLGPALFQQTALTFLALALVLAVGFVLYRTPLGLAIRAVGDNPAAVEAQGLSVMALRIGAVVAGSALMALGGAFLTMSAFDAFFFGMVNGRGWICIALVVFASWRPGKALLGALLFGAFDAFQVRLQTEVGAFVPGQIFLMLPYLLSIAALVVVARKVDYPRALLKPYFKGQR
- a CDS encoding lyase family protein translates to MALTPLASPLYADLFGDPETAALFSPEAEIAALIEVERALAGAQGALGVIPSEAAAALEAALREARVDPAILASGTGSAGVAVPALVAQLRSALPRAAADYLHFGATSQDIVDTGTMLRAGRALALYETRLEALLGLLVHLARTHRATAMAGRTRGQVSTPVSLGLRLANWALPLARARVALAAQRERLPVQLGGASGDLSVLGERGAHVREAVAHRLGLAPSLPWMTDRAPVRALGQICIDLTSALGKIGADVALMTRSEAGEMRLSSAGGSSTMPQKQNPVRAETLMALARFVAGLAGQLAASGVHAEERDGAAWMGEWLVLPQMFVATGSALETARRLVDTLEPQTDAMTARATGDGGLPLAETLSFALLPHVGRAQAQDLVKRAAADTRTRGTPLVEALRALTDAPLDWDTLGAPQAATEAAARMTDALLAEIDALAAR
- the pcaG gene encoding protocatechuate 3,4-dioxygenase subunit alpha; the protein is MRDDRLGETPSQTAGPYVHIGTVPQAIGRAALPHQPGPRIKSDTGPRIVLEGIVYDGAGVPVRDAMLEIWQADGHGRVGPHGLFARAASDFDSGLFRFETVRPGAHADGHAPHVALLIFARGINIHLHTRIYLPEDREAVHADPDLKRLDPAARDGLIAVADPDRPGTYRFDVHLQGPKETVFFDI
- the pcaH gene encoding protocatechuate 3,4-dioxygenase subunit beta, translating into MTAPETDRDFYRRDRAAHPTPLAPTYKSTVLRAPFRPLHAVEQSALERSGPTFGRAALGPVDHDLIRNAAVDGDALGERIYVHGRVLDENARPVPNALIEIWQANAAGRYAHVKDGYLAPLDPNFSGCGRCMTDAEGRYLFRTIKPGPYPWPNNGSDWRPAHIHLSVFGEAFTQRLITQLYFEGDPLIPLCPIVNTIPDPTVIERLVARLDMKNQEPFDCLAYRFDIVLRGRRQTHFETRPEGA
- the pcaC gene encoding 4-carboxymuconolactone decarboxylase, coding for MSEDDPREGGLATRRAVLGEAHVARAQAGTTEFDAPFQDYITRGAWGTVWARDTISRRERSMITIALLAALGHDEELAMHCRATARTGASRDDICEALLHVAVYAGVPAANRAIKIAKAVFAEMETGEATATEGETTRP
- the pcaD gene encoding 3-oxoadipate enol-lactonase codes for the protein MKAVRRDGRILHAHHRPAAPGQATLAFSNSLGTDLRIWDRVVAALPDTLGLLRYDTAGHGLSPSGGEMSIEDHGADLVALLDAFGIDRAAIVGLSVGGQIAQAVALSAPERVAGLLLSNTAPKIGTAEAWGARFAAIGTGGMEAIADATMERWFSESFRTANPDELLLWRTMLTHTPARNYIDLGRAIVGCDFTDRVATIAAPTLCLAGGEDLATPPAVVKAMAEAIPGAQYREIAGVGHLPCIEAAEETILAIADLLKEVGR